Below is a window of bacterium DNA.
CCTCCCCCTACCCCCTCCTTATAAAGGAGGGGGAATTCAAAGCAAATCCTCCGCCAACTCCGTGAGACGCAGAATCCTTTCTTCTAGCAAAGTCGCCGCCACGAACTCGGAGCGATACGGCACCAGCGCCTCGTCGCCCTCCTCCCGGGCCACCCGCATCACGTCGTTCTCGCCGACTCGAAGAAAGCCGACCACTTCGCCGACCTTTCGGTCTTCGGCATTGCGGACTTCCAAGCCCTCGAGGTCGCTCAAATAAATCTCGCCCTGGGCCGGCGGCGGCAGGAGATCCCGCGGCAGGCCGAAGACTTGGCCGCGGAGCTCGCGGGCTTGTTCCGGATTCTCATAGCCCTTCAGCTTGAAAAGCCAATAGCGGCCGTGGCGCTTGGCCTGTTCCAAGGCCCGGGCTTCATGGGGCGCGGATTCGAAATAGACCTCGCTCAAGTCGGGGTAAATCTTGGATTCAGGATTGAAGGAAAGAACGCGGACCTGCCCCTGGATGCCCCACTCCTGCAAAATTTTTCCGAGCGGCACGAAGCGCGGGGTTGGCGGTGATTTAGGAGGCAACGCTGGCCGGTGCGGCGACCTGGTTCTTCTTGAGGAGGTGGCCGACGGTTTCGGAGGGCTGGGCGCCCTTGCCGATCCAATGTTGAATGCGGTCGTTCTTGAGGACCACCGCGTTGCTCTTGGCCCGGGGATCGTAAGTGCCGACGACCTCGATGAAGGCGCCATTGCGCGGCGCTTCGGAATCGGCGACGACGATGCGGTAAAAGGGCTTTTTCTTAGTGCCGTGACGGGCCATACGGATGCGAACTGCCATAAAAATCCTCAAGAAACGCGTTTTAGGTGGGCGGGTTTAGCCCGAACCACCGTGGAGATCAAGTCTATAATCAATAATCAATCCCCAGGTACTATACTACCCTCCCCCCTTGCGGGGGAGGGGTGCCCGAAGGGCGGGGAGAGGGGGAGGGGCAAAAGCAGCATTTGCTTCATGCCACGCCCCCTCTCCCGGTTTCGCCTACGGCGAAACCACCCTCCCCCGCAAGGGGGGAGGGCTACATGCCCGGCAATAAACCCCGCAACCCTTTTAGGCCCAACTTCCCGAATTTCTTCATCATCTTCTGCATTTGCTCGAATTCCTTGAGCAGCCGGTTGACTTCCGAAACCTGGGTGCCGGAGCCTTTGGCGATACGTAAGCGCCTGGAACCATTAAGGATTTTAGTCGAATAACGGCGCTCCTGTAGGGTCATCGAGTTGAGGATGGCTTCCTTGCGCTTCAGCTCCCGCTCCATGTCCTTGGGGTCGACCTGGTCGCTGAAGCGGCCCATGCCCGGCAGCATGCCCATGACTTTTTCCAGCGGACCGAGTTTTTTCATCTGGCCGAGCTGCTTGCGGAAGTCCTCGAGGGTGAACTCGGAGCGCATCACCTTCTCGGCCATCTGCTTGGCCTCGACCGCGTCGAAGTCCTTTTGGGCCTTCTCGATCAGGCTCATCAGATCGCCCATGCCCAGGATCCGGGAGGCAACCCGGTCGGGATGAAAGGCTTCGAGGTCCTCGATCTTTTCGCCAATGCCGGCAAAATAAATCGGCACGCCGGTGACGTACTTGACCGAGAGGGCCGCGCCGCCCCGGGCATCGCCGTCCATCTTGGTCAAGACCACGCCGCTGATCTTGAGCAGGTCGTGGAAGCTCTTGGCGACGTTGACCGCTTCCTGACCGACCATCGAGTCGACGACCAGCAAGCTGTGATGGACCTCGACCTTGTCGCGGATCCGCTCCAACTCCTTCATCAGCTCCTTGTCGATCTGCATCCGGCCGGCGGTGTCGAGGATGACGGTGTCGTAGCCTCGCTCCTGCGCGATCTCGATGGCCTTGCGGCAGATCTTCACCGGATCGTCCTTGGGATGAGTGTCGTAGACCGGCACTTCGATTTTGGCGGCCAGGGTCTTGAGCTGGTCGATGGCGGCCGGACGATAGACGTCGGCCGGCACCAGATAGGGGAAGCGCTTTTTTTCCTGCTTGTAGTAGCGAGCGAGCTTGGCGGCGCTGGTTGTCTTGCCGGAGCCTTGGAGGCCGACCATCATGATGACCACCGGCGGCTTGAAATTGAGCGCCGGCTCCTCGGTCTGCCCCATCAGCTCGACCAGCTGGTCGTGGAAGATCTTCACGAACTGGCGGTCCGGCGTGAGGCTTTTATGGACCTCCTCGCCCAGGGCCTTCACCTTGACCTTGTCGCAGAACTCCTTGACGACCTTGAAGTTGACGTCGGCCTCGAGCAGGTTGAGACGGATCTGGCGCAGGGCCTCGTCGATATTGGCCTCGCTGAGCTTGGCCCGGCCCTTGAGCTTGTCGATGACGTCGCCGAATTTTTGGGTGAGCTGTTGAAACATCAAACCACCAAACGGCGCACCAAGCGGCGCACCGAGATCAAGCCGATCACCAAGGCCGCCAGCAGCATTCCGCCGAGATAAACGGCGTCCATCCCCGAAAAGCGCCCGGCGAAGAGATGCCTAGCCACCTGGACTGGATAAGTCAACGGCAGGAAGTAGGCCAAGGTCTTGGCCCATGAGGGCAGGTTGTCGAGCGGGAAGAAGGTCCCCGAGAAGAGGAACATCGGCGAGACGAAGAGCGTGAAATAGTAAGTGAAGTGATCGTAGGAGCGGGCGAATGAGGTCATCAGCATCCCGAGGCTGGCGAAGAGCAGGCCGGTGCACGCCATGACCAAGGGCACCAGAGCCACCCAGACCGAGGGGATGAGCCGGAAGATCGCCAAGACGATGAAGATCACGCTGCTGGTGACCATCGCCTTGGTCGCGGCCCAGAGGATCTCGCCGCCGACCACCTCGTTCATCGAGACCGGCGTGGTGGCGATGCCGTTGAAGGTCTTCTGCACCTCCATCCGGGTATAGGAGCTGAAGGTGGTTTCGAAGCTGGAGCTGTTCATCACCGTGGTGATCAAGATGGCCGGCGCGATGAACTCGACGTAGCTCATCCCTTGAATCTCGGGGACCATCCGGCCCAGGCCATAGCCCATCGCGAAGAGGTAGAGCAAAGGCTCGCCGAAATTGGCCGCCAGCGAGGCCAAGAAATACTTCTGCCAAACCAGGAAATCGCGCCGCCAGACTTTGAAGATGCGGTAGGTGAACATCAATCCCTCAATTCCCTTCCCGCCAGCTTCAAGAAAACGTCTTCCAGCGAAGCCGGCCGGAGATGGAAGTCCAGCTGCTGGATCTCGGGCATCTTCTCGAGCAAGGCGCCGTTCCGTTCGCGGATCAAGACATAGAGCGTGTCCCCGACCAGCTCGGTCTCGCGCTGGGCCCGTCCGTCCTCGGCATCGACCGCCTGCTTGAGCGGCTGGAGAGTGGCATTGGGCGCCCGGATCTCCAAGACTTCCCGGCCGACGTATTTCTCGACCAGCTGGTCGGGCTCGCCCTCGGTGAGGATCCGACCCTGATCCATGATGACCAGGCGGTCGCAGAGCCGGCTGGCCTCTTCCATGTAATGAGTGGTCAAAACCATCGTGACGCCGCTGGCCTTGAGCGCCCGCAACTTGTCCCAGATGAGGTGCCGGGCCTGGGGATCGAGGCCGGTGGTCGGCTCGTCGAGGATCAGGACTTCGGGCCGGTTGATCAGGGCCCGGGCGATCATCAAGCGCCGCTTCATGCCGCCCGAGAGCTTGTCGATCTTCTGGTTGCGCTTTTCCTGGAGGCTGAGAAAAGTCAGCAGCTCCTCGGCCCGGCTCTTGGCCTCGGCGGCCGGGATGTCGAAATAAGACGCGTAAAGGATCAGGTTCTGGAAAACCGTCAGGTCGGGGTCGAGGTTGTCCTCCTGAGCCACCACGCCGAGCTTGGCCTTGATCTTGCGGGCATCCCGCATCACGTCCATGCCCAAGACCTCGAGCCGGCCGGCCGAGACCGGCGAGAAACAGTAGATCATCCGCATCGTCGAGGTCTTGCCGGCGCCGTTGGGCCCGAGGAAGCCGAAGCACTCGCCGCGGGCGATGTCGAAACGGATGCTCTTCACCGCCTCGAAGCCGTCGAAGCTCTTGCGCAGATCGCGGGCCAAAATGACGGGAGCGAGATTGGTCATCGCGGAAATTACTAGGCCGGGAGAGGCTCGGGAGGCAAGCCTTCTCGCCACCATGTCATTCCGAGGAGCGAAGCGACGAGGAATCTCAAACCTCCTTGGTGGGTATGAGATAGGGATAGGCTATCTGTATTGCACCTGGACGTCGAAGGCGAAGTCCATGTGGCGGCGGCGGGCGTCGTCGACGTATTCCCGGGGCTCGACGATCGAGACGTGATAGCTCTCTTCCCTTCCCGAGAGCATCGACATGAAGAGCCGGACGGCGTTGCGCCATTCGAACATGCCGTGAACCAAGTCGCTGAAGGAGAGGCTGAAGGATCGGTTGTTCTTGAGCAATAGCTTGTCCAGGATCATGGACACGTGGCGCGGAGTATCTTGGTCCTGAAGCTGAGCCCGGGCGCCCATGCCGAGAACCATCAATTCCTTGGCCGGCAGCCGGCCTTGCAAGGGCATGAGCAGCGCTTCGCCGTGCTGGCCGTTGAAGCGCTCTCTTAGGATGAGCTCGGAAAGCCGGCCGTTGAGCCGCCAATCGACCATCCCGGCTTGGCCCCGAAGCGGCCGCACGTCCTCATAAGCCAAAACCATCGCCAGATGGTTTTCGACCTCGTCGAGCGGATCGCTGGTGATCTTGAGCTGGATCATGGTCCTTAAGAGGCTTTTAAATCTTTTTTAAGGCTTTCGCAATATGGTCGAGGATGCCGTTCACGAAGGCGCCCGATTCCTCGGTTCCGTACTTTTTGGCGATCTCGATGGCCTCGTTGATCGTGACCGAGGCCGGGATATCCTGACAGTAGAGCAGCTCGAAAACCGCCATCCGCAAAATATTCCGGTCGACCGAGGCCATCCGGCTGACCTTCCAGTGGGTCGAATGCTCCTCGATCAGGCCGTCGATCTCGCGGACATTGCTCGAAACCCCGTCCAGGATTTGGCGGGTGAAGGCCTTGACCTCATCCATCGCGGCCGGGCTGAGCTCGCTGTCCTCGAGGATCAGGCTGTGGGGGTCCTTCCAGAAACGCTCGGTGACTTCCTTGCCCGATTTCTGGGCCAGCTCGGTTTCGTAGAGGAGCTGAAGCGTGACCTCGCGGGCTTTGCGGCGATTACCCACGGCGCACCTTCTTTCCCAGCACCGCCATCTCAACGGCGGTGAGCGCGGCCTCGCGGCCCTTGTTGTGGGCATCGTCGCCGGATCGGGCCTGGGCCTGGGCCTCGTTGTCGGTGGTGAGGACGCCGAAAGCCATCGGCACCCCGGTCTTGAGCATGGCCTGCATCAATCCCTGGGTCACGCCCTCGCAAACGTAATCGAAATGACTGGTGTCGCCTCGAATGACCACGCCCAAGCAAACGACGGCGTCGAATCCTTGGGTCTGAGCCAGTTGCTGGGCCAGCAGCGGCAGCTCAAAGGCGCCGGGCACCCGAAAGATCTCGATCTCGGTCTCGGCCAGGCCCAGCTCCTGGAGGGCCAGCAAGGCGCCTTTGAGCAGGCCGTCGGCCACCTTCGGATTGTAGCGGCTCGCCACCGCTGCGATCCGCAGGCCGCGGGCATTGAGGTCTTTCAAAGATAGCTCGGTCTTTCCCATCTAAAATCTTCTTCACTCCAAATTACCCTCCCCCCTCGCGGGGGAGGGTGGCTCCGGCTTTAGCCGGAGACGGGAGAGGGGGTGCGGCAAAAGCGGCATTGTCTTAGCGCCACCACCCCTCTCCCGCCCCTTCGGGGCGCCCTCTCCCGCAAGGGGAGAGGGCGTCTTCATTATACCTTCTTTAGCAAATGCCCCAGCTTATCTTTTTTCGTCGCCAAATAGTGGAGGTTGGAGCGGTTCGGCGGAATCTCGATCGGAACCCGCTCGACGATGCTCAAGCCGTAGCCTTCGAGGCCGACGATCTTCTTCGGATTGTTGGTCATCAGCCGGATCTTGCGGACGCCGAGGGCGACCAGGATCTGGGCGCCGATGCCGTAGTCCCGCAGGTCGGGCTTGAAGCCGAGCTTCTCGTTGGCCTCGACCGTATCCAAGCCCTCTTCTTGAAGAGTGTAGGCCTTGATCTTGGCCGGCAAGCCGATGCCCCGGCCTTCTTGCCGAATGTAGAGGATCACGCCCTTCCCGGCCTCGCTGACCATCTCCATCGAGCGGTGGAGCTGGGCGCCGCAATCGCAGCGCATCGAGCCGAAGGCGTCGCCGGTCAGACACTCGGAGTGGACCCGGACCAGGACCTCGTCCTCGGGCTGGATCTCGCCTTTGACCAAGGCAACGTGGTGATTTTTGTCGACGTCGTTGTCGAAGACCTTGATGCGGAAGTCGCCGAAGGCGGTGGGCAGCTCGGCCTCGCTGGCCAAGCGGACCAGGCTCTCCTGCTGCAGTCGGTAGCGGACCAGATCGGCGACCGAAACGATGCCGATGCCGTGCTCGGCCGAAAATTTTTCCAGGTCCGGCATCCGGGCCATGGTGCCGTCCTCGTTCATGATCTCGCAGATCACCGCCGCCGACTTCATGCCGGCCATGCGGGCCAAGTCGACCGAGCCCTCGGTTTGGCCGGTCCGGACCAGCACCCCGCCCTTGCGGGCCCGCAGCGGGAAGATATGGCCGGGTCGAGCCAGCTCCTCGGGTTTGCAATCGTCCTTGATCGCCGTCAGGATGGTCACGGCCCGGTCGGCCGCCGAAATTCCGGTGGTGGTGTTGTCTCGGGCGTCGATCGAGACGGTGAAGCCGGTGTTGTAGAGCGAGCTGTTGTCCTGAACCATCATCGGCAGCTGGAGGGCCTGGCACTTGTCCTCGGTGAGCGAGAGGCAGATCAGCCCCCGGGCATGACGGGCCATGAAATTGATGGCCTCGGGCGTGATGGACTCGGCGGCCATGGCCAAGTCACCCTCGTTCTCCCGGTCCTCGTCATCGACCAGGATGACCATCTTGCCGGCCTTGAAATCGTCGAGAGCCGCCTTCACCTTCTCGAAGCTGCGGTGGAACTCCATGATATCCGTCATAAATTCACTTTCGCTTTCTGGCTTGAGCTTTAAACATTTTCTCAAGGTATTTCAAGAGGATATCCGCCTCAAGGTTAAGCAGGGCTCCAACTTCCTTGTCGACCAGGGTGGTTCGCTCCTGAGTGTGGGGGATGATACAAAGCGAGATCCGGCCGGCCCGGGTCCGGTTGACGGTCAAGCTGATCCCATCCACGGTGACCGAACCCTTGTCGACCATATAGACCCGAAGGTGCTTCGGAACCTCGACCTCGAGCAGCCAGTAACCCTCGGGCTTGGCCTTGACGAAGGCCTTTTTGACGAGCTTCCCGACACCGTCCACATGGCCCTGGACGAGATGCCCGCCAAGACGGTCGGAGAGGCGGAGCGGCCTTTCGAGGTTGACGCGGCCCCCGACTTTCAATTCCCCGATATTGGTCAAACTTAAAGTTTCCGGTGAGACATCGGCGCTAAAGGTCTTTCCTTGAATCTTCGTGGCGGTCAGGCAGCAGCCGTTGACCGCGATGGAGTCGCCAACCTTGGTGTCCTTCAGCGAAAAGGGGCTCTCCACTTCCAGCCGGGTATGGCTGGGCTGGGACTCAACTTTTTTGATGCGGCCGACGCCTTCGACGATTCCAGTGAACATGCGAAGGATCGAGGCTAGCCAGGCCCGGACAAGGGGTCAAGGCTACATTTCAAGCCGCCGGCGAACCTTTTTCATGTCGGCTAGGAACTCGCGGTAGGCCTTCCGCCGGGACTCGGAATCGGGCTGGCGGAGCAGCGAGGAAGGGTGGACCGTGACATAGGTCGCCGCGGAGAAGTCGGTCCGAAAGAAACGCCCCCTCTCCCGCTTGATCGTCACCTTGCGGTCGAGGACCGCCTCGGCCGCGGTGACACCCAAGCAAACCAGGATCTCGGGCTGGATCAATTCAAGCTCAGCCTTGAGCCACGGCTTGCAAGCGGCGATTTCCGCGGAGTCGGGCTTTTCATGGATTCGCTTGTCGCCTTGGGGGCGCCATTTAAAGTGCTTCACCACATTGGTGACGTAGATCTCCGAGCGCTCCAGCCCGGCTTCGAGCAGGGCCTTTTCCATGATTCTGCCGGCCGGGCCGACGAAGGGCCGGCCGGCCTTGTCCTCTTGATCGCCCGGCTGCTCGCCGACCAGAAACACCTTCGCGCGAAGCGAACCCTCGCCGAAGACGGTTTGGGTGGCGCGCTTAAAGAGGGGGCAGCCGCGGCATCCCGCGGCTGCCTTTTTTAGGGAGGGGTATTCGTACTTTTCGGGCAGAAAATCTTCGGCCGAGACGCTCAGGGCCTCCCATCGTCGATGAACCGGAGCGGCGGCCTTCATTCCCGACAAGGTAAGGCGGAGAATGCACGGCCGCAATCGGGCGAAGCCTGATTCTGGGATGGGGGAAAACCTAGCGTGAATAAACCAGCAAGACGTCCTCGCCGAGGACCTCGACCCCCGAAAGTTTCAGGGAAGCGGAGGCCAGGGAACGAAGGGCTAAGGCGCCGATCATCGGCTTGGAGTCGGCGCCGAGAAACTTCGGGGCCAGAAAAGTCCATAGTTCCTCGAAGGCCTTCTGGCGGTAAAAGCCGGTCCAGACCCCGGGACCGCCCTCGACCAGCAGGCTGGTCAAACCGCGTTTGCCGAGCTGGTTCAACAAGCGCTTCAGGTCGATTTGCCCGCCGGCCAAAAGCGGCGCCGCCAGGATTTCGGCATTTTTTTTTTCGAGCCGGGCCCGCTTGGCCGCGGAAATTCGGCTCGGCCGGACCACGATCCAACAGGGCCCGCCGGAATCGTCATTCAGCACCCGAGCCTGGGGTGAGATGCGAAAGAGCGGGTCCAGGATGATGCGGACCGGCTGGCGGGCCGCCCCGCCCGATCTTGCGGTCAGCCGCGGGTCGTCGGCCTGGACCGTGCCGATGCCGGCCAGGACGCCGTCGACCTCGCCCCGCAATTGATGGACTCGGGACCGCGAAGCCTCGCCGCTGATCCAACGGGAGCGGCCGTTGGCCAAAGCCACTCGGCCGTCGAGCGAAGCCGCCGCCTTCAAGATGACGTAGGGCCGGCCGGTGACGATCCAGTGATTGAAAAAAGGGTTGAGCTCCTCACATTCCTCGCGGAGCAGACCGAGGTCGACCCGGATCCCCGCCCGCTGCAAGAGGCGTATCCCCTTCCCCGCAACCTTGGGGTTGGGGTCGACGGCGCCGACGACCACTCGGCGGATCCCCGAAGGCACGATGGCGTCGGTGCAGGGCGGCGTGCGCTTGCCCGCATGGCAGCAAGGCTCAAGGGTGACGTAGAGGGTGGCCCCGCGGGGGTCTTTCACCCGGCGCAAGGCCTCGATCTCGGCGTGGGGCAGTCCGGCCCGGCGGTGATGGCCCTTGGCCAAGAGCTTGCCGGCCCGAACCAAGACCGCGCCGACGATGGGATTGGGCGAGGTCCGGCCCCGGGCCTTGAGGGCTTCGGCGACCGCCAAGCTCATCCATTTCGCGTCTTCGGCGGAAAATCGGGATTTCTTCATAACGGCCAATGTCATCCCGAGGGATGACGCTATTATATTTTCTTGATTAGGTCGACGAACTCGCCCACGTCCTTAAAAGAGCGGTAGACGCTGGCGAAACGAATGTAGGCGACCTCGTCGAGCTCCTTCAACGCCTGCATCACCTGCTCACCGACCCGGCTCGAGGGAACCTCGGGCTCGCCGGCCTCGAGCAGCGCGGTCTCGATGTCGCTGGCCGTCTTCTCGATGGTTTCGACCGAGATCGGCCGCTTTTCGCAGGCTTTCTTCAAGCCGGTGATCACCTTGGCCCGATCGTAGGGCTCGCGGCGGCCGTCCTTCTTGACCACCAGCGGCAACATCTCCTCGACCCGCTCGTAGGTGGTGAAGCGCTTGGCGCAAACCTCGCACTCGCGGCGACGCCGAATCATCCCCCCGTCCTTGCTGACTCGGGAATCGATGACCTTGCTTTCAGGATCGCCGCAATAGGGACACTTCATAATCTTGACTCTCCCCCTCCTTTGTAAGGAGGGGGCGGGGGGAGGTAGAACTCCTGCGACTTCTAAGACGCTACCGTTCCACCCCCCCTAACCCTCCCCTTACAAAGGGGAGGGAATTCGTTACCGGTACAAAGGAAACTTCAAGCAAAGCTCTTTGATCTCGCCCTGGATCTTCTTATGCAAAGCCGAGTCCTGCGGCTTCGAAAGGGCCTGGTCGATCCAGCCCGCGATCTGGCGCAGCTCGTTTTCCTTGAAGCCGCGGGTGGTGAGCGCCGGCGTCCCGATCCGGACGCCGCTGGTGATCAGCGGCGACTGGTCGTCGAAAGGCACCGAATTCTTGTTGGTCGTAATGCCGGCCTCTTCCAAGACGTGCTGGGCGTCCTTGCCGGTGATGCCTTTGTTCCGGAGGTCGATGAGGATCAGGTGGTTGTCGGTGCCGCCGGAGATGATCTTGTAGTCCTTGGCCAAGAGGGCCTCGGCCAGGGCCTGGGCGTTTTTGATGATCTGCTGGGCATAGGCTCCGAAAGTCGGCTCCAGCGCCTCTTTGAAAGCCACGGCCTTGGCCGCGATGATGTGCATCAGCGGCCCGCCCTGGATCCCCGGGATCACCATCGAGTCGATCAGCTCGCTCATCTTCTTGACCCGGCCCGACTTGGGAGCGACTTGGCCGAAGGGATTGTCGAAGTCCTTGCCGATCAAAATGAGCCCGCCCCGCGGTCCCCGCAGCGTCTTGTGGGTCGTCGAGGTCACGACGTGGCAATGCGGGATCGGATCGTCGAGCAGCTTCTTGGCGATCAGGCCGGCCGGATGGGCGATGTCGGCGAAGAGGAAAGCGCCGCAGGCGTCGGCGATCTCGCGGAACTTCCTGTAGTCGATGTTCCGTGAATAGGCCGAGGCGCCGACGGTGATCATCTTCGGCTTTTCCTTCTTGGCCAGGTCCATGCACTGGTCGTAATCGATGCGGCCGGTCTTGGGATCGACCCCATAGGCGACGAAATTGTAAAGCTGACCCGAGAAATTGACCGGTGAGCCGTGGGTGAGATGGCCGCCATGAGAAAGGTTCATGCCCATGACCTTGTCGCCGGGCTTGAGGAAGCTGAAATAGACCGCCATGTTGGCCTGGGAGCCGGAATGGGGCTGGACGTTGGCGTATTCGGCGCCGAAGAGCTTCTTGACCCTTTCCAGCGCCAGGTTTTCAGCCCGATCGACGAACTCGCAACCGCCGTAGTAGCGGCGACCGGGATAGCCCTCGGCGTATTTGTTGGTCATGACCGAGCCGGCCGCCTCCAGAACCGCTTTGGAGACGAAGTTCTCGGAGGCGATCATCTCCAGCTTGTATTCCTGCCGGTCGAGCTCGCCTTGGATCGAGTCGAAGATTTGGGGGTCGTATTCCTTGAGGATGGTCACGGGCGGCTCCTGTTGGGGGAAGCGGGCCTAAAGGCCCTTGCTACAGGATCCCGTAGCCAGGGGCTTCAGCCCCGCTTCCGCTATTTAAAATTCTTATTCTCGATTTCGGCGATCTTTTCAAGGCGCCGTTGATGACGGCCGGCCTGGAATTTCGCGTCCAGCCAGGCTTGGACGGCCGCCGCCGCTTTGGCGTCGTCGAGCACCCGACCGCCCAGCGCGATGACGTTGGCGTCGTTGTGCTCCTTGCTCATCTGGGCGGTGAAAGGGTCGGTCACCACCGCCGCCCTTACTCCCTTGTATTTATTGGCGGTAATCGCCATGCCGATGCCGGTGCCGCAGACCAGGATGCCGCCGTCGACCTCGTGCTTGGCCAGGCTCTCGGCGACCTTGGCGGCATAATCGGGGTAATCGACCGAGTCCTCGGAGGCAACGCCCAAGTCGACGTAGGAAATTTTTCGTGAATCGAGAAGCTTGAGGATGGATTGCTTGAGATGGAAGCCCCCATGGTCGGAGGCGATCACGAGTTTCATTTCAGCGCTTATCTCAGCTTTCTTGAGACCGCCGCTTCACGTAGTCGATGACGTCCTTGACCGTGACGATCTTCTCGGCGTCCTCGTCGGGGATCTCCATTTCGAATTCTTCTTCCATCGCCATGACCAGCTCGACGATATCGAGCGAGTCGGCGCCGAGATCGTCGAGCAAAGAGGCGCCGTCGGCGACCTCGTCCTCGTTCAGTCCCAATTGCTCGGCGATGATCTGCTTGATTTTCTTGTCCAGGGACATGGAAACCTCGGGCGCTGGTTTAGATATTTTCTTCGAGCCTCAAGACGTCGACGTTCTTGTAAAAGCCACAATGAATGCAAACTCGGTGCGGAAGGCGAGGCGCTCCGCAGCGCGGGCAACCCGAGGGATTGACCGCCGTCAGTTTGTGAGTGGCGCGGCGCATGTCGCGGCGGGACTTGGACTTTCTTCGTTTAGGTACTGGCATAAAAGCTCGATTTCAAAGGCTTAAGTCATTCGCTTCCTAGTAAAGCGGCCTGCTGAGTACTATGGGCCCTGGGGATTGTCAATTAGCATTATATATGTACATACCGAAAAATTTACTTAAATAAATAAGTCATTTCAAAGGCATCGGACCGTGCAATCTTTTGTATTTTTCCGCTTTTCTTTTCGCCGGGGGCTTCTGTAGAATTTCTGGACAGCGAAGGAGTAAGGAAACACCGCTCGCTCTCTCCTAAGCAGACAATTCATTCATTCTCCAAGTGGTAAGGGCTCGGGCCCTTGTGAGCTGCACGGCTGTTTTGTCCGTTGAAGGGTATTTCCCTAACAACCTCAAAGCAGAAAGGAGAAAGCCATGAAGATTTGTTTCGCGCTAGCGACTTTTTAATCCCCCAAGATTCCCAAAAAATTTGAACCGAAAGGAGGATGCAATGAAAAAATCATTCGCGTTGATGACTTTCTAGGCCCCAAACGAAAACAGGTCTCGCTCGGAAAGGAGGGGAAACCATGAGAAAGTCATTCGCACTGGCAACCTTATAGTCACCTCAATGAAATGAGGGCTCGAATGTCAAAAACCGGAAGAGTCCCGGTCATTTCCCAATCACGGATCTCAATGATTGGGACTCTTCTTTTTCAAAATGGGAGGCCCCATGATCGGAGACCTGTTGAAATCGGAAATCGAGGATAGATTCGAGAAGATCAAAACCAGCAGCCCGCTTTACTTGAACGCGGTGGACGGCACCTTGACCGCCAAGCAAATCCATCAATACTTGGCCAATATTCGCTATTTGGTCAGCCACACGCCGATCCATTTGAAACGGGCCCTGCTCCTCAGCCGGCAACGGGAGCAAGCCGCCTTGGCCGAATTTTTTGCGGCCAAAATCGAGGAGGAGGTCGGTCACGACGCCTGGGCCGAGGACGACATGAAGAATCTTTCGCGGCGAAGCGCCGAAAAAGATCTGCCCGCCGAGCTGGTGGACCCGATGCGGCAATTGGTCGAATACATCGGCCAAGTCATCGAGCGGGACCCCCTCCTCTATCTGGCCTACATCCTATTTTCCGAATATTTCACCGTTATCGCCGGCCCCCAATGGCTGGCCTTGCTCGAAAGAAACTGCGGGATTCCGGCCAGCTCGATGAGCGTGGTCGGCAAGCACAGCGAGCTCGACAAGGAGCACACCCGCGAAGACATCGACGTCATCGATCGGCTCATGAGTCCCGGCGTCAAGCCCGACCAAGCCGTCGAGGTCTTGAACCGGGCCTTCGGATTTTACGAAAGCTTCGCGGCCCGGGTGGGCTCGCTTTCATGAGCTCGCTCGATGAGTTGTCCGACGCCCACCCCTTGCCGGGGGACTGGAAAAAACCGGAGCTCTACGAGGAAGTCGCCGAAACCCCGAGCGCCCGGCTCC
It encodes the following:
- the rimM gene encoding ribosome maturation factor RimM (Essential for efficient processing of 16S rRNA) translates to MPPKSPPTPRFVPLGKILQEWGIQGQVRVLSFNPESKIYPDLSEVYFESAPHEARALEQAKRHGRYWLFKLKGYENPEQARELRGQVFGLPRDLLPPPAQGEIYLSDLEGLEVRNAEDRKVGEVVGFLRVGENDVMRVAREEGDEALVPYRSEFVAATLLEERILRLTELAEDLL
- the rpsP gene encoding 30S ribosomal protein S16, encoding MAVRIRMARHGTKKKPFYRIVVADSEAPRNGAFIEVVGTYDPRAKSNAVVLKNDRIQHWIGKGAQPSETVGHLLKKNQVAAPASVAS
- the ffh gene encoding signal recognition particle protein; amino-acid sequence: MFQQLTQKFGDVIDKLKGRAKLSEANIDEALRQIRLNLLEADVNFKVVKEFCDKVKVKALGEEVHKSLTPDRQFVKIFHDQLVELMGQTEEPALNFKPPVVIMMVGLQGSGKTTSAAKLARYYKQEKKRFPYLVPADVYRPAAIDQLKTLAAKIEVPVYDTHPKDDPVKICRKAIEIAQERGYDTVILDTAGRMQIDKELMKELERIRDKVEVHHSLLVVDSMVGQEAVNVAKSFHDLLKISGVVLTKMDGDARGGAALSVKYVTGVPIYFAGIGEKIEDLEAFHPDRVASRILGMGDLMSLIEKAQKDFDAVEAKQMAEKVMRSEFTLEDFRKQLGQMKKLGPLEKVMGMLPGMGRFSDQVDPKDMERELKRKEAILNSMTLQERRYSTKILNGSRRLRIAKGSGTQVSEVNRLLKEFEQMQKMMKKFGKLGLKGLRGLLPGM
- a CDS encoding ABC transporter permease, whose translation is MFTYRIFKVWRRDFLVWQKYFLASLAANFGEPLLYLFAMGYGLGRMVPEIQGMSYVEFIAPAILITTVMNSSSFETTFSSYTRMEVQKTFNGIATTPVSMNEVVGGEILWAATKAMVTSSVIFIVLAIFRLIPSVWVALVPLVMACTGLLFASLGMLMTSFARSYDHFTYYFTLFVSPMFLFSGTFFPLDNLPSWAKTLAYFLPLTYPVQVARHLFAGRFSGMDAVYLGGMLLAALVIGLISVRRLVRRLVV
- a CDS encoding ABC transporter ATP-binding protein — its product is MTNLAPVILARDLRKSFDGFEAVKSIRFDIARGECFGFLGPNGAGKTSTMRMIYCFSPVSAGRLEVLGMDVMRDARKIKAKLGVVAQEDNLDPDLTVFQNLILYASYFDIPAAEAKSRAEELLTFLSLQEKRNQKIDKLSGGMKRRLMIARALINRPEVLILDEPTTGLDPQARHLIWDKLRALKASGVTMVLTTHYMEEASRLCDRLVIMDQGRILTEGEPDQLVEKYVGREVLEIRAPNATLQPLKQAVDAEDGRAQRETELVGDTLYVLIRERNGALLEKMPEIQQLDFHLRPASLEDVFLKLAGRELRD
- a CDS encoding M17 family peptidase N-terminal domain-containing protein, whose translation is MIQLKITSDPLDEVENHLAMVLAYEDVRPLRGQAGMVDWRLNGRLSELILRERFNGQHGEALLMPLQGRLPAKELMVLGMGARAQLQDQDTPRHVSMILDKLLLKNNRSFSLSFSDLVHGMFEWRNAVRLFMSMLSGREESYHVSIVEPREYVDDARRRHMDFAFDVQVQYR
- the nusB gene encoding transcription antitermination factor NusB — its product is MGNRRKAREVTLQLLYETELAQKSGKEVTERFWKDPHSLILEDSELSPAAMDEVKAFTRQILDGVSSNVREIDGLIEEHSTHWKVSRMASVDRNILRMAVFELLYCQDIPASVTINEAIEIAKKYGTEESGAFVNGILDHIAKALKKI
- the ribH gene encoding 6,7-dimethyl-8-ribityllumazine synthase — encoded protein: MGKTELSLKDLNARGLRIAAVASRYNPKVADGLLKGALLALQELGLAETEIEIFRVPGAFELPLLAQQLAQTQGFDAVVCLGVVIRGDTSHFDYVCEGVTQGLMQAMLKTGVPMAFGVLTTDNEAQAQARSGDDAHNKGREAALTAVEMAVLGKKVRRG